ACAGGATATTCTGCCAGTATCCAACAGTGTTTCGCTGGCAACACCTTCTAACAGGGCCATTGACATCAATAGCGCCGACATTGCGAGTGTTACAGTGCTGAAAGGGCCGGCAGCAGCAGCTTTGTATGGTATACGTGCTTCCAACGGCGCAGTGGTCATCACCACAAAACGCGGCAGTACCGTCACTGATAAGTCTTTCGGGGTAACCTACAGCGGATCATTTACTGTAGATAAAATCAACAGGAGAATGCAACCGCGTCAGACCATCTTCTCCAATGGCATTGGCGGACAATACATCAAACCTGGTACCACCGGATCCGATGAAAACTGGGGCGCAAGGCTGGATACACTGACCTATAGCAGTACACCCAGTCTGTTCGATAAAAACGGCACCATCGTCGGAAAGAGCGATCCTACCTCCAATGGCAAGCCTGTGAACCGTTACGACAATATCGATGCTTTTTTCGTCAACGGCTATACGAATGACCATAACATCAGCTTTTACGGCAACACGGGCAATGCCGGCTATTACTTCTCCTATGGGAACCTGAAGCAGACGGGTATTATACCTACTACAGATTTCTATCGCCAGACATTTCGTTTTAACGGCGACTATAATGTTAACAATCGTTTGAAACTATCCGGAGGCCTTAACTATATCAAAGATGGTGCAGACAACCGCGCACTGATGGGAGGCTTTAATACCAATGTGATACGTGCATTGGTTAATACGCCTCCCAACTTTGATATCACCAATGGCTATTCGCAGCCATGGGCACATCCTGAATCATATAAACTGCCCGCTACCAGCGCCAAACCCTGGGGCGACAGCCGTTCCTATGCCAATGGTATTGGCTGGGACAACCCATACTGGTCGCTGAATATGAACCCGCAGACAGATGAAGTAAATAGATTTATTTCATTTGCAGAAGCCAATCTGGAAATTACCAGCTGGCTGAAAGCCACTGCCAGGTATGGGCTGGACTTCTACACCGATGTGCGTAAAGGCGCCTTCAGCAGGGGTACTTCCGGCGTACCCACCGGTACTGTTAACGACGTGAATTATTCCAGAAGAGATAACAACCTGGACGTATTACTGATAGGAGAGCAGCAATTGAGTAAGCACCTGCATCTGACAGCATTGGTGGGCTACAACTACTATAATTCCTGGAAAAATCAGGTCAATACAAGAGGCGACGGATTAACCATTCCAGGAAACTTTAATATTTCCAATGCCGCGGCCACACAGACTTTCAACCAGACCATCCTGAAGAAATTAGTAGCAGGTTATGCAGATGTCAGACTGGATTACCGTAAATGGCTGTACCTGGAACTTACCGGCAGAAATGAGTGGACATCAACATTAGCAAAGGGAAAGAATGCGTTCTTTTATCCCAGTGCCAGCACCAGCTTCATTTTCACCGATGCGTTGCATTTAAATAGCAGCATTCTGAATTATGGAAAGGTACGCGCCACGTATGCGCAGGTAGGTAATGATGCTGATCCTTATTCGTTAGAAACCTACTATGTCCCTACCACCAGCAACGGCTGGATACAGAGTAGTATCAGCTTTCCTTTCAATGGCAAGCAGGGATTGAGTTACAGCGCTACCATCGGTAATCCCAACCTGAAACCGGAGCGTATCAGCACCTGGGAGGTTGGAACGGATTTGCATTTCTTTAATGATAAAACCCAGCTGGAAGCGGTGTATTACTACAACAGCAGCAAGGACCAGATTATCCCGGTTACGCTGCCGTATTCTACCGGTGCCGCCTATACGCTTACAAATGCGGGAAATATTATCAATCGTGGGATAGAGGCCAGTTTGCAGCAAAAGGTTATCAGTAAAGGGAAATTCAATTGGAGTGCCACTGTATTGTTTAATAAGAATATCAGTCTGGTTAAATACATCACCGATAATATTTCCAGTGTGAGTCTGGGTGGTATATGGATGGAAGCGCGTGGCCAGGCGGGGCAGCCCTATGGCGTATTCTATGGAACAGATGTAAAGCGTAATGCAGCGGGGAAACCGATTATCGATGATAACCCGGCCAGTGCCAGTTATGGCTATCCTATTGTCAATACCAGTTTTACGAAGATCGGTGATCCTAATCCGGACTTTAATCTGGGTTTGCGAAATGAGTTTCGTTATGGCGCTTTTACCTTTTCCTTTTTGCTTGATGGAAGGTTTGGCTTCGACATCTTCAATGCGCCGCGTTTACAGATGGTATTTAACGGCGTAGATGCCTCAACTGCCAACAGAGGCACCACAACAGTGTTTGACGGCGTTACGGCCTCTAAAGGGGAGCAGAACACCATTCCGGCGGTATTGTCGCAGGCCTGGTACAGAAATACCTTCAGTATACAGGGATTATATGTAGAGCATGATTTGTATTGGGTGAAGCTCAAAGATGTTAACCTTACTTACAGTCTGCCGCAGCAGTGGCTGAAACCTGCACACATAGCGGCGGCCAGCGTTACGCTTACCGCCAGGAACTTTTTATTATCGACGAATTATAGTGGCAGCGATCCTGATCTGGGGAGTAGGAACGGCTTATCGAATGCCGCCGGTATTGACTTCTGGACAACGCCTAACACCAGGAGCTATGGCGTTGCATTAAATGTTTCTTTCTAACCCAAAAAATCAGCAGGAAATGAAATCGACCATTCATCTTTATATACTTCGCATAGTAGTTGCTTTTATAGTGTTTGTATTACCGGTTTCCTGCAATCTGCAGGGAACGAATGTTAACCCCAACGCCTCTACGCAGGTATCCGTGAGCGCAGTGCTGACAGGCGCGGAAGTGGCGTTGGGGTTTAATCTTGGTGTAAACGCAGGGTTAATTGCCAACATCTACATACAACAGGCCTCCGGTGCAAACGGTGATGCCGCTTCCTTTGATAACTATACTTCTTCTACCCAGTATTTTAACCAGACATGGAGAGGATTTTATGGAGATGTGCTGGATGAGCTGAAGATTGTGAAGACAGCCGCTACAAAGCAGCAACTGCCTTACTACAGCGGTATTGCAAGAGTGCTCAGCGTTTATGGCTACGGAACCTTGACAGACCTGTTTGGCGATATACCCTATAAGGAATCGTTGTATGGGAATAATGTCACCAATCCGGCATATGACAAGCAACAGGATATATACAGCGACTTGCAGTTGCAGCTGGATTCGGCCATACTGGAGCTTTCGCTGCCTTCAGATAAAAATTTTGGTGCTTTACCGGCAGCTGATGATGTGATCTATGGCGGGAATGTTTCCAGGTGGGTTGCCCTGGCGTATACGCTGAAAGCCAGGTATGCCCTGCATCTGAGCCGGCTGGGAAGCAGTGCGGCAGCACAGCAGGCCCTGAATGCATTGTACGATGGCAGTAGGTATAGAGGTATCGCGGATAACACTGGTGATGCACAGGTAGTATTCGGGTCGGCCACTACCAATGCGAACCCGTTTTATCAGCAGAATGCCAACAGGCCGGGATGGATAGGACTGGGCGCTTCTTTCGTGAATTTGCTGAATGGTAATGCCGTTACAGATGACCCGACGAAGCCGGAAGGCGCTTTTCCAGACCCGCGCCGGGCTTACTTTGCGACGCCTTACCCGGTGGGTAGCAATACCTACAGAGGCAGTGCACCGGGTGTGCCAGGTGCTTTCTCAGTAATCGGCAGCTATTACGGAACGGCTACTTCACCAGTAATTATCAGCAGTTTTTCAGAAGCGAAGTTTATAGAAGCAGAAGCGAGATATAGGGTGAATGCGGCAGATCCACAGGCACAGACAGCACTGGAACTGGCCGTGAAGGCGTCTTTTGCAAGAGTGATCAGTAATAGTACAGATCCATATGCGACTGCTGATAAACAGGTTGCATATATAACGGCAAAGGCTATACTGAAACAGGATGCAACCGCAGATATAAACACGATCATCACCCAAAAATACATTGCCTTGTTTTTACAGCCGGAAGTATGGACAGATTACAGAAGAACAGGATTTCCAGCGATACCACTGGCTAAGAATGCCACCAGTGCTGATAATCCGAACGGACAGATACCAAGAAGAATTCCTTATCCGCAGAATGAGCAATCGCTTAACAGGAATACGCCAACAGGTTCTGGCTATCAAACACCGGCTTTGTGGTGGGACAAACAATAATCATCTCTCAACATTAAATCTTCCTATATGACGATCTCTGATATCATCTTAATAACAAAAAAAATTGCTATTGGCATTATCATATTTCTGGTGCCACTGGTGGCAGTTGCCGGGAGTCTCTGGCTGATCTATTCACTCACCACTAAATGATGCATAAGTATGAAAGCAACAACACAAACAAATGCTAATGTGATCCTGCGGGATTCATTACTTAGCCTGGTGCTGTTTATAGCACCGGTGGCACTGATGTTCGGGTATTTTTATATTAGTGGCAGCAAACCTTGGCTGGAGGCGGTTTTGCCGCACCTTTCCTTTAAGGCGCCGGCATTTATAGAAGCCGTTTTTAACAACCTGAAAACATGGGGATTGCCTGCGATTATGCTGGCAGTAGGATTGGTTGAATTTGGTGCAGGACTATACGAAAATAAATGGACGAAGAATGAGCGTATACTTGATATAGTATGTTTTATTCTGCCTAAGATTGTGCTACGACCGCTGATCGCGTATTTCGGGCTGAAGCTGTTGCCTTACGTGTTGCCTGCTGCTAAGGATAGCTTTGCCTGGGTGCCTTTCTGGTGGGGCTTTGCGATCATGGCCGTTGCTGATGACCTGACACAGTACTGGTACCACCGGCTGCACCATCAGCTGCCGTTGCTGTGGCGTTTTCACAGAACCCATCACAGTGCGCCTTATATGGGCATGGCGATGACAAGCCGGCAAAACATTATCTATACTGCTTTCTTCTCGCAGATCTATCTTACTACCACACTTACCTATCTGGGACTTGGCTACCCTGCGTTGTTTGTGGGCGGAATCAAATCGTTGATTACTACAGCAGCGCATAGTAGTATTAAGTGGGATAAACCATTTTATACTATCAAATGGCTGAAGCCTGTTGGCTGGGTGATGGAGCGGCTGATCAGTACGCCGGCCACGCACCATGCGCATCATGCCGATACTACAGATGATGGCGTTGGTCACTATAAAGGAAATTTTGGTAATATGTTTTTCATCTGGGACCTGATTTTCGGCACTGGTATAATTACGCGTCAATACCCGAAAAGTTATGGACTGAAGCATTATAAAGAAGAAGAATGGTATGCGCA
The Chitinophaga sp. Cy-1792 genome window above contains:
- a CDS encoding SusD/RagB family nutrient-binding outer membrane lipoprotein; this encodes MKSTIHLYILRIVVAFIVFVLPVSCNLQGTNVNPNASTQVSVSAVLTGAEVALGFNLGVNAGLIANIYIQQASGANGDAASFDNYTSSTQYFNQTWRGFYGDVLDELKIVKTAATKQQLPYYSGIARVLSVYGYGTLTDLFGDIPYKESLYGNNVTNPAYDKQQDIYSDLQLQLDSAILELSLPSDKNFGALPAADDVIYGGNVSRWVALAYTLKARYALHLSRLGSSAAAQQALNALYDGSRYRGIADNTGDAQVVFGSATTNANPFYQQNANRPGWIGLGASFVNLLNGNAVTDDPTKPEGAFPDPRRAYFATPYPVGSNTYRGSAPGVPGAFSVIGSYYGTATSPVIISSFSEAKFIEAEARYRVNAADPQAQTALELAVKASFARVISNSTDPYATADKQVAYITAKAILKQDATADINTIITQKYIALFLQPEVWTDYRRTGFPAIPLAKNATSADNPNGQIPRRIPYPQNEQSLNRNTPTGSGYQTPALWWDKQ
- a CDS encoding SusC/RagA family TonB-linked outer membrane protein; translated protein: MYKYLHYTIVYAILLLFSGQVLAQAPVILKGKIVDNKTREALPGASVRLKDTNFGTLADATGNYQLNLKQLPQTIVVTFIGYQSRELLVTKDELNKTIGLDQQQALSEVVVTAVGIKAATRSLGYSVGELKGAALKDSREPNIVAALSGKVAGVQINNSGGSPGGSSTIKIRGNTSLLGNNAPLFILDGVPVDNSIQDILPVSNSVSLATPSNRAIDINSADIASVTVLKGPAAAALYGIRASNGAVVITTKRGSTVTDKSFGVTYSGSFTVDKINRRMQPRQTIFSNGIGGQYIKPGTTGSDENWGARLDTLTYSSTPSLFDKNGTIVGKSDPTSNGKPVNRYDNIDAFFVNGYTNDHNISFYGNTGNAGYYFSYGNLKQTGIIPTTDFYRQTFRFNGDYNVNNRLKLSGGLNYIKDGADNRALMGGFNTNVIRALVNTPPNFDITNGYSQPWAHPESYKLPATSAKPWGDSRSYANGIGWDNPYWSLNMNPQTDEVNRFISFAEANLEITSWLKATARYGLDFYTDVRKGAFSRGTSGVPTGTVNDVNYSRRDNNLDVLLIGEQQLSKHLHLTALVGYNYYNSWKNQVNTRGDGLTIPGNFNISNAAATQTFNQTILKKLVAGYADVRLDYRKWLYLELTGRNEWTSTLAKGKNAFFYPSASTSFIFTDALHLNSSILNYGKVRATYAQVGNDADPYSLETYYVPTTSNGWIQSSISFPFNGKQGLSYSATIGNPNLKPERISTWEVGTDLHFFNDKTQLEAVYYYNSSKDQIIPVTLPYSTGAAYTLTNAGNIINRGIEASLQQKVISKGKFNWSATVLFNKNISLVKYITDNISSVSLGGIWMEARGQAGQPYGVFYGTDVKRNAAGKPIIDDNPASASYGYPIVNTSFTKIGDPNPDFNLGLRNEFRYGAFTFSFLLDGRFGFDIFNAPRLQMVFNGVDASTANRGTTTVFDGVTASKGEQNTIPAVLSQAWYRNTFSIQGLYVEHDLYWVKLKDVNLTYSLPQQWLKPAHIAAASVTLTARNFLLSTNYSGSDPDLGSRNGLSNAAGIDFWTTPNTRSYGVALNVSF
- a CDS encoding sterol desaturase family protein, producing the protein MKATTQTNANVILRDSLLSLVLFIAPVALMFGYFYISGSKPWLEAVLPHLSFKAPAFIEAVFNNLKTWGLPAIMLAVGLVEFGAGLYENKWTKNERILDIVCFILPKIVLRPLIAYFGLKLLPYVLPAAKDSFAWVPFWWGFAIMAVADDLTQYWYHRLHHQLPLLWRFHRTHHSAPYMGMAMTSRQNIIYTAFFSQIYLTTTLTYLGLGYPALFVGGIKSLITTAAHSSIKWDKPFYTIKWLKPVGWVMERLISTPATHHAHHADTTDDGVGHYKGNFGNMFFIWDLIFGTGIITRQYPKSYGLKHYKEEEWYAQLLWPIFKSKKEGSELSAEGPVVGGEEGFVQQEVAPQVVVAIVPAEAVSV